A portion of the Oxynema aestuarii AP17 genome contains these proteins:
- the cbiM gene encoding cobalt transporter CbiM, whose translation MHIPDGILPAKICIAGYAIASGFTWYSLRQIDRQPDSQAQIPKASLLTAGFFVASWIHIPIPPVSVHLILNGLLGTVLGYYAFPAIAIGLFFQAVMFGHGGLSTLGVNATMMGVPALISYHLFQWRYPFVKRWGSWASNLFAFLAGAIGLGLAALIFFSLVITTIPEGFDDRTERGAIYGLILAHLPLMAIEGAFTAMLVGFLQRVKPELIEDRR comes from the coding sequence ATGCATATTCCTGACGGCATTCTCCCGGCGAAAATCTGCATTGCCGGATACGCGATCGCCAGTGGCTTCACTTGGTATAGCTTGCGCCAGATCGACCGCCAACCGGACAGCCAAGCGCAAATTCCCAAAGCCTCCTTACTGACGGCGGGGTTTTTCGTCGCTTCTTGGATTCACATCCCCATCCCCCCGGTCAGCGTCCATTTGATTCTCAACGGGTTGTTAGGAACGGTGTTAGGGTATTACGCCTTTCCCGCGATCGCGATCGGCTTGTTTTTTCAAGCGGTGATGTTCGGTCATGGCGGACTGTCTACCTTGGGCGTCAATGCAACGATGATGGGGGTTCCGGCGTTAATTTCCTATCACTTATTTCAATGGCGCTATCCTTTCGTCAAACGCTGGGGATCGTGGGCGAGTAATCTGTTTGCGTTTCTTGCCGGGGCGATCGGTTTGGGACTGGCGGCCCTCATTTTTTTCAGCCTCGTAATTACTACGATTCCCGAAGGTTTCGACGATCGCACGGAACGCGGCGCTATTTACGGTTTAATCCTGGCGCACTTGCCGTTAATGGCCATTGAAGGTGCGTTTACGGCGATGTTAGTCGGATTTTTGCAACGGGTTAAACCGGAGTTAATCGAGGATCGTCGATGA
- a CDS encoding HhoA/HhoB/HtrA family serine endopeptidase, with translation MQDSNRFSRYLRQITSLFWVGAIALVLAIAAPLMPVRAAIVPGSQAIALAPQAVDATGTGSFVTQAVDRVGPAVVRIDTERTVTMRGFDPFAEDPFFQRFFGDSFVAPVPQERRLRGQGSGFIIDKKGIVVTNAHVVDRADRVTVTLKDGRQLEGQVLGTDEVTDLAVVQIDSNRGDLPVAPLGDSTRVKVGDWAIAVGNPLGLDNTVTLGIVSTLKRSSSEAGIPDKRLDFIQTDAAINPGNSGGPLLNARGEVIGINTAIRADANGIGFAIPIDQFKAIQAQLISGEAIAHPYLGIQMITLTPEIAREHNRDPNASFQLPEMDGVLILNVLPNTPAAAGLRAGDIVTALDGDPVRTAGQLQHLVEQSQVGQNVELTIRRGDRTRAISVRTAQLQA, from the coding sequence ATGCAAGACTCGAATCGATTCAGCCGTTATTTGCGGCAAATTACAAGCTTATTCTGGGTCGGCGCGATCGCCCTGGTTCTCGCGATCGCCGCCCCCCTCATGCCCGTGCGTGCCGCGATCGTGCCGGGTTCCCAGGCGATCGCCTTGGCGCCGCAAGCGGTAGACGCCACGGGAACTGGGAGTTTCGTCACCCAAGCAGTCGATCGGGTCGGCCCTGCCGTCGTTCGCATCGACACCGAACGCACCGTGACCATGCGCGGTTTCGATCCCTTTGCCGAAGATCCCTTTTTTCAGCGCTTTTTCGGCGATAGTTTCGTGGCGCCCGTGCCTCAAGAACGACGGTTGCGCGGTCAAGGGTCGGGCTTTATTATCGATAAAAAGGGAATTGTCGTCACCAACGCTCACGTGGTCGATCGCGCCGATCGCGTGACGGTCACCCTCAAAGACGGTCGGCAACTGGAAGGGCAAGTTTTAGGAACCGATGAAGTCACCGATCTCGCCGTCGTCCAAATCGACAGCAACCGAGGGGATTTACCCGTGGCGCCCTTGGGGGATTCGACTCGGGTCAAGGTCGGAGACTGGGCGATCGCCGTCGGCAATCCCCTCGGACTCGACAATACGGTTACACTCGGCATTGTCAGCACCTTGAAGCGATCGAGCAGCGAAGCGGGAATCCCGGACAAGCGTCTCGACTTCATCCAAACCGACGCCGCCATCAACCCCGGCAATTCCGGCGGACCGTTGCTCAACGCACGCGGGGAGGTGATCGGGATCAATACGGCCATTCGCGCCGACGCCAACGGGATTGGTTTTGCGATTCCCATCGACCAGTTTAAAGCGATTCAAGCTCAATTAATTAGCGGAGAGGCGATCGCCCATCCTTATTTAGGGATTCAAATGATTACCCTAACCCCGGAAATTGCCCGGGAACACAATCGCGACCCCAACGCTTCTTTCCAACTGCCGGAAATGGACGGGGTTTTGATCCTTAACGTGCTTCCGAATACTCCCGCCGCCGCCGGATTGCGTGCGGGGGACATCGTGACGGCCCTCGACGGCGACCCCGTCCGCACGGCGGGACAGTTGCAACATCTGGTAGAACAGTCTCAAGTCGGTCAAAACGTCGAATTGACGATCCGACGGGGCGATCGCACCCGGGCGATCTCGGTCCGCACGGCTCAATTACAAGCCTGA
- a CDS encoding carboxypeptidase-like regulatory domain-containing protein, protein MKRKYPDSTTDRLGRTMRLLAFLGMFLLGDRGSEAIAHGVHLDYRTERAISITARFDSGQPMQNAQVTVYATDDPANPWLKGTTDENGQFFFIPDRAVGPAWDIQVRQAGHGEIVRIALDPEGEPAIAQQGYTKYTPLQMLLMGASGVWGFVGTALFFSRGK, encoded by the coding sequence GTGAAGCGAAAATATCCTGATTCTACGACCGATCGCCTCGGGCGAACGATGCGGTTGCTGGCGTTCCTGGGGATGTTCCTTTTGGGCGATCGCGGTTCGGAGGCGATCGCCCATGGCGTCCACCTGGACTATCGAACCGAACGGGCGATCTCGATTACAGCCCGTTTCGATAGCGGTCAACCGATGCAAAATGCCCAAGTCACCGTTTACGCGACCGACGATCCCGCCAATCCTTGGCTGAAAGGAACCACGGACGAAAACGGTCAATTTTTCTTCATTCCCGATCGCGCCGTCGGCCCGGCCTGGGATATCCAAGTGAGACAGGCGGGTCATGGAGAAATCGTCCGAATCGCTCTCGATCCGGAGGGAGAACCCGCAATCGCACAACAAGGTTACACTAAATACACACCGCTTCAAATGCTGTTGATGGGGGCGTCCGGGGTTTGGGGATTTGTCGGAACGGCGTTATTTTTCTCGCGAGGCAAATAG
- a CDS encoding DUF4382 domain-containing protein yields the protein MNKPTFTVATLAAIAIASATVGCESNQPPPTGTEQSPSGEPGTLALRANGEDFVRQGFVSKDGWQINFDRVAVHLSNVTAYQTDPPYNAEAGGPIRGQTEITLVEAKTVDLAAGDATAEPILVGEVSAPAGQYNALAWTLAKAPEEAEGGYPLVLEGTAQKDGETVEFILKIEDEITFHCGEFVGDERKGIVQPASDAEVEATFHFDHLFGDGELPPEDELNQGAIGFEPLAALAQQGKVETDLSQLKQTSPATYEKIEQILPSLGHVGEGHCHAMPKS from the coding sequence GTGAATAAACCCACTTTCACCGTAGCAACCTTGGCCGCGATCGCGATCGCCTCGGCGACTGTCGGGTGCGAAAGCAACCAACCCCCCCCAACCGGAACCGAACAATCTCCCTCTGGAGAGCCCGGAACCCTCGCCCTGCGCGCTAATGGCGAAGATTTCGTACGTCAGGGCTTCGTGTCCAAAGATGGCTGGCAAATTAACTTCGATCGCGTGGCGGTCCACCTCAGTAACGTCACCGCCTACCAAACCGATCCCCCTTACAACGCCGAAGCGGGCGGTCCGATTCGAGGACAAACAGAAATTACCCTCGTCGAGGCAAAAACCGTAGATTTAGCCGCAGGTGACGCCACCGCCGAACCGATCCTCGTCGGCGAAGTCTCTGCCCCCGCAGGTCAGTACAATGCCTTGGCGTGGACCCTCGCCAAAGCCCCCGAGGAAGCGGAGGGCGGATATCCCTTAGTTTTGGAAGGAACCGCCCAAAAAGACGGCGAAACTGTCGAATTTATCCTCAAAATTGAAGATGAAATCACTTTTCATTGCGGCGAATTCGTCGGCGACGAACGTAAAGGGATCGTGCAACCTGCCAGCGATGCCGAAGTAGAGGCGACGTTCCACTTCGACCATTTATTCGGCGATGGCGAACTGCCTCCCGAGGACGAGCTCAACCAAGGGGCGATCGGGTTTGAACCCCTCGCCGCTTTAGCGCAGCAGGGTAAAGTCGAAACCGATTTGTCCCAACTGAAACAAACGTCCCCCGCGACTTACGAGAAAATCGAGCAAATTTTGCCGTCGTTGGGTCACGTCGGCGAGGGTCACTGTCACGCCATGCCCAAATCTTAA
- the cbiQ gene encoding cobalt ECF transporter T component CbiQ encodes MKLGLDEYAHLDSPLHRWEPRSKLLGLSSLILAYTFVEDWRLLLPTVAITALIYWLSQLPFSFWLQRIRYPGVFLLGIVLILPFASGETVWLRLGPIALYAEGVQGMILIASRFLAIVTVALVLFGTGSFLSTVEAMRSLGLSPILADMMLLFYRYLFEIGDRLKTMQMAMRLRGFQPHKLSPRNLTLLASLAGTLLIRSYEQSEQVYRAMLLRGYGRIRQNRDRQPIRLPDAIALSAVAIVAISLIVLQWQL; translated from the coding sequence ATGAAATTAGGTTTGGATGAATACGCCCATCTCGATTCGCCGCTTCATCGGTGGGAACCGCGATCGAAACTGTTAGGCTTGAGTAGTTTGATTCTGGCTTATACGTTTGTGGAAGATTGGCGGTTGTTGTTGCCGACGGTCGCAATTACGGCTTTGATTTATTGGCTGTCTCAATTACCGTTTTCGTTTTGGTTGCAACGCATTCGTTATCCCGGGGTTTTTCTATTGGGAATTGTTTTAATTTTACCCTTCGCCTCGGGGGAAACGGTCTGGTTGCGTCTCGGCCCGATCGCCCTTTACGCGGAAGGGGTGCAGGGGATGATTTTAATTGCGAGTCGTTTTTTGGCGATCGTGACCGTCGCCCTCGTTTTGTTTGGAACGGGCTCATTTTTAAGCACGGTAGAAGCCATGCGATCTCTGGGACTGTCTCCAATTCTCGCCGATATGATGTTGTTATTTTATCGCTACTTATTCGAGATCGGCGATCGCCTCAAAACGATGCAAATGGCGATGAGATTGCGCGGTTTTCAGCCGCATAAACTCAGCCCTCGGAATTTAACTCTGTTGGCGTCTCTCGCCGGAACGTTATTAATTCGCAGTTACGAACAATCGGAACAAGTTTATCGGGCGATGTTGCTGCGGGGTTACGGTCGAATTCGACAAAATCGCGATCGTCAACCGATTCGTCTCCCGGATGCGATCGCCCTGTCTGCGGTGGCGATCGTGGCGATTAGTTTAATCGTTTTACAATGGCAATTGTAG
- a CDS encoding ferritin-like domain-containing protein, with protein MKDLDVKKTIDLLNTIMEFELAGVVRYTHYSLMVTGPNRIPIVEFFKMQATESLTHAQQVGEILTGLEGHPTLRIAPMEETYKHAVKDILEESVNHERKALELYKDLLETVENASVYLEEFARTMIGTEELHNIELKKMLRDFS; from the coding sequence ATGAAAGATCTTGACGTCAAAAAAACCATCGACTTGCTCAACACGATTATGGAATTCGAGTTGGCGGGAGTCGTGCGCTACACTCATTACTCCCTGATGGTGACCGGACCGAACCGGATCCCGATCGTGGAATTTTTCAAGATGCAGGCGACGGAATCGCTCACCCACGCCCAACAAGTCGGCGAAATTCTCACGGGTTTGGAAGGTCACCCCACCTTACGCATTGCCCCGATGGAAGAAACTTACAAACATGCGGTGAAAGATATTCTCGAAGAGAGTGTCAATCACGAACGCAAAGCCCTCGAATTGTATAAAGACTTGCTCGAAACCGTCGAAAATGCCAGCGTTTATCTCGAAGAATTCGCGCGCACGATGATCGGTACGGAAGAGCTGCACAATATCGAGCTGAAAAAGATGCTCCGAGATTTCAGCTAA